One part of the Thermococcus radiotolerans genome encodes these proteins:
- a CDS encoding (Fe-S)-binding protein, with the protein MPGKWDWLKDEIGFSNLLTGGRMIFKVVQGKLSADDLTKCALCPNMCRHACPVSIVEGRETTSPAGKARVALMIREGRLELNLDNLEPLYTCLGCDLCTLYCPFEFSVADLIQPVKEEAVNMGVVFEEFRKVFENLETSGDVYGNADSGTDGSGKVLYFKGCTVRNERPELAEKTLVLLEKLGYEAFTISETCCGLPAYNLGNTELFKKVAKRTAERLNATGAELIVTSCPSCAYTFHVLYPKYGIKLKPQVLHITELLGEVIGGLKLKGAGTVTYHNPCKLALHLGRRGLLKSLLENVEGLEIREPRRELFCCGHGGSAVSRLKPELAEEIAAERRKQLRDGAARVVTACPSCELALNGDGLEVLDIVEFLLERMEE; encoded by the coding sequence ATGCCCGGGAAGTGGGACTGGCTCAAGGACGAAATCGGCTTCTCGAACCTTCTTACAGGCGGAAGGATGATCTTCAAGGTCGTTCAGGGAAAGCTCTCGGCGGATGACCTGACCAAGTGCGCCCTCTGTCCCAACATGTGCCGCCATGCTTGTCCAGTTTCGATAGTTGAAGGGCGCGAAACGACCTCCCCTGCAGGGAAGGCGCGGGTCGCGCTCATGATACGCGAGGGACGGCTCGAACTGAACCTCGACAACCTGGAGCCTCTGTACACCTGCCTCGGCTGCGACCTGTGCACCCTCTACTGTCCGTTTGAGTTCTCGGTCGCCGACCTCATCCAGCCGGTGAAGGAAGAGGCCGTGAATATGGGCGTGGTGTTCGAAGAGTTCAGGAAAGTTTTTGAAAACCTTGAAACGTCGGGGGACGTCTACGGGAACGCTGATTCGGGTACGGACGGTTCGGGGAAAGTCCTCTACTTCAAGGGCTGTACCGTGAGGAACGAGAGGCCGGAACTGGCCGAAAAGACCCTGGTCCTCCTTGAGAAGCTCGGCTATGAAGCCTTCACCATAAGCGAGACCTGTTGCGGCCTCCCGGCGTACAACCTTGGCAATACGGAGCTGTTTAAGAAGGTCGCCAAGAGAACCGCGGAGAGGCTCAACGCAACCGGTGCAGAGCTGATAGTCACCTCGTGCCCCTCTTGTGCCTACACCTTCCACGTCCTCTACCCCAAATACGGGATAAAGCTCAAACCTCAGGTTCTGCACATAACGGAGCTCCTTGGCGAGGTCATCGGCGGTCTGAAGCTGAAGGGGGCTGGAACGGTGACCTACCACAATCCCTGCAAGCTCGCGCTGCATCTCGGGCGGAGGGGGCTCCTCAAGAGTCTGCTGGAGAATGTGGAAGGGCTTGAAATCAGGGAGCCGCGCAGGGAGCTCTTCTGCTGCGGTCACGGTGGGAGTGCCGTCTCAAGGCTGAAGCCGGAGCTTGCCGAGGAAATTGCCGCGGAGAGGAGGAAGCAGCTCAGGGACGGCGCAGCCAGAGTCGTGACGGCCTGCCCGAGCTGTGAACTGGCACTCAACGGTGATGGTCTGGAGGTTCTCGATATAGTCGAGTTCCTGCTGGAGAGGATGGAAGAATGA
- a CDS encoding FAD-dependent oxidoreductase gives MSLESKVRKVLGRFPYRITFEIRDGVVFLDGEVEAYEEWVEIGLAIGSIKGVEGVVNRIKWKDYPEEEFRRKEERRRELYEENKDRIIGEYDVLIIGGGVTGTAIARELSKYRLKVALLEKATDVSVGASKANNGMIHPGVAPKRGTLKAKLNVRGNAMYDELARDLGVKFKRVGSLWLITPRTLQKYRRYLPGPFYKFVSAYILPYIVKLKGMLNGVKGIRIIRGEGIWKLEPKATRGAWAAVYVPSTGILDPYDLVVALAENAIANGVEIHLETEVVGFIREGETIKGVVTNRGTFLARYVVNAAGVFADEIAELAGSREYTIHPRKGVILLFDKELEGWVNHCVTELRFPAPAHTKGGGINPTVHGNILWGPTAVEVPDKTDTSVHPEEIEEILERYKEVYPDFPKHRIIRYFAGVRAPTFTEDFIIRPAKWVKNLLHVAGIQSPGLASAPAIAEYAVEQLHSMGLTLEPKPDFNPHREPIPRASEMSLEELDRRIKEDPRWGNIVCTCEMVSEAEIVEAIRRGARTLDAIKRRTRLGMGTCQGGYCTLRAAEILSRELGVPISQVVKENGGRLFNGTVRGEEP, from the coding sequence ATGAGCCTCGAATCAAAGGTTCGGAAGGTCCTTGGGAGGTTTCCTTACAGAATCACCTTCGAGATCAGGGACGGCGTGGTCTTCCTCGACGGGGAAGTGGAGGCTTACGAGGAATGGGTCGAGATTGGGCTTGCAATAGGGAGCATCAAGGGCGTTGAGGGCGTGGTGAACAGGATAAAATGGAAGGACTACCCCGAGGAGGAGTTCAGGCGTAAGGAAGAGCGGAGGAGGGAGCTCTACGAGGAAAACAAGGATAGAATCATCGGCGAGTACGACGTCCTCATAATCGGGGGCGGTGTTACCGGGACGGCGATAGCGAGGGAGCTCTCAAAGTACCGGCTGAAGGTCGCCCTCCTCGAAAAAGCCACCGACGTTTCTGTGGGAGCATCGAAGGCGAACAACGGGATGATACACCCTGGCGTGGCCCCGAAGCGCGGCACGCTGAAGGCCAAACTCAACGTCAGGGGAAACGCGATGTATGATGAGCTTGCCAGGGATTTGGGGGTCAAGTTCAAGCGCGTCGGAAGCCTCTGGCTGATAACCCCACGGACACTCCAGAAGTACAGGAGATACCTGCCGGGCCCGTTCTACAAATTCGTCTCGGCCTACATTCTTCCGTACATCGTGAAGCTCAAGGGCATGCTGAACGGCGTTAAGGGGATACGCATAATCAGAGGCGAGGGAATATGGAAACTGGAACCTAAGGCCACGAGGGGAGCCTGGGCCGCGGTTTACGTGCCGTCAACGGGAATACTTGACCCCTACGACCTCGTCGTTGCCCTGGCGGAAAACGCGATTGCCAACGGGGTTGAAATACACCTCGAGACAGAAGTGGTGGGCTTCATCCGGGAAGGGGAGACCATTAAGGGCGTCGTTACGAACAGGGGGACTTTTCTGGCGAGGTACGTCGTGAACGCCGCCGGCGTTTTCGCTGATGAGATAGCCGAGCTCGCCGGCTCGAGGGAGTACACCATACACCCGAGGAAGGGCGTGATCCTTCTCTTCGACAAAGAGCTTGAGGGATGGGTGAACCACTGCGTCACCGAGCTCAGGTTTCCTGCGCCGGCCCACACCAAGGGCGGTGGCATAAACCCCACCGTTCACGGAAACATCCTCTGGGGGCCGACTGCAGTGGAGGTGCCGGATAAAACCGACACGTCAGTCCATCCCGAGGAGATCGAAGAGATACTCGAGCGCTACAAGGAGGTATACCCGGACTTTCCGAAGCACAGGATAATCCGCTACTTTGCCGGGGTCAGGGCGCCGACCTTCACGGAGGACTTCATAATAAGGCCCGCCAAGTGGGTGAAGAACCTCCTCCACGTCGCAGGGATACAGTCTCCCGGGCTCGCGTCAGCACCTGCGATAGCGGAGTACGCCGTCGAGCAGCTGCACTCGATGGGACTCACTCTAGAGCCGAAGCCCGACTTCAACCCGCACAGGGAACCGATTCCTCGTGCGAGCGAGATGAGCCTTGAGGAACTCGATAGGAGGATAAAGGAAGACCCGCGCTGGGGCAACATCGTGTGCACCTGCGAGATGGTCTCGGAGGCTGAAATAGTGGAGGCGATACGCCGGGGCGCGAGAACCCTTGACGCCATCAAGAGACGTACGAGGCTCGGAATGGGAACGTGCCAGGGCGGTTACTGCACGCTGAGAGCGGCGGAGATACTGTCAAGGGAGCTGGGAGTTCCGATTTCCCAGGTCGTCAAGGAGAACGGTGGAAGGCTCTTCAACGGCACCGTTAGGGGTGAGGAACCGTGA
- a CDS encoding transcriptional regulator, translating to MDRERLIRTVEAILRGTGYKTARMDFKGSCFDIVASRLLLLLFVKVATNIDTVTEEQAEDLKRLSKFFKASPLIVGLKTKNAELEEGVVYERFGIYALRPETLYDVLVENELPAIFAERGGFYVRINGGLLKRLREKYGYSVNELAQLLGVSRKSLINYERGEQAVSLEVAIRLEELFDEPLAEPIDILHSTVEANLNVTPESPLEREIFERLKGLGLGVVKVKKAPFNAVSKEDEFNILTGIDETKTRSTVKRAEMVTEVSKIINSDGVFILEKTRTEVVGEVPLIPKESLEEVRDADELIEMIEELKKEIKKQLFS from the coding sequence ATGGACAGGGAGAGGCTCATAAGAACCGTCGAGGCGATACTCAGGGGCACGGGGTACAAGACGGCACGGATGGACTTCAAGGGCTCGTGCTTCGACATAGTGGCGAGCAGGTTACTCCTTCTGCTCTTCGTCAAGGTGGCCACCAACATAGACACCGTCACCGAGGAGCAGGCCGAGGATCTCAAGCGGCTCTCCAAGTTCTTTAAGGCCTCACCCCTGATAGTGGGGCTGAAGACGAAGAACGCCGAGCTTGAGGAGGGCGTCGTTTATGAGAGGTTTGGAATCTACGCCCTCCGGCCGGAGACCCTCTACGACGTCCTCGTCGAGAACGAGTTGCCGGCGATATTCGCCGAACGCGGTGGCTTCTACGTAAGGATAAACGGCGGACTTCTGAAGCGGCTGAGGGAGAAGTACGGCTACTCCGTGAACGAGCTGGCGCAACTCTTGGGAGTCTCACGCAAGAGCCTGATAAACTACGAACGCGGGGAGCAGGCGGTGTCTCTCGAGGTTGCGATAAGGCTTGAGGAACTGTTCGACGAACCCCTCGCAGAGCCGATTGACATACTCCATTCAACGGTCGAGGCCAACCTCAACGTGACCCCGGAGAGTCCTCTCGAGAGGGAGATTTTTGAGCGCCTCAAGGGGCTGGGCCTTGGAGTCGTGAAGGTCAAGAAGGCACCTTTCAACGCGGTGTCCAAGGAGGACGAGTTCAACATCCTCACTGGGATAGACGAGACGAAAACCCGTTCAACGGTGAAGCGGGCCGAAATGGTAACGGAGGTCAGCAAGATAATCAACAGCGACGGAGTTTTCATCCTGGAAAAGACCAGAACCGAGGTTGTCGGTGAGGTCCCGCTGATACCGAAGGAAAGCCTCGAGGAAGTCAGGGACGCCGACGAACTCATAGAGATGATAGAGGAGCTCAAGAAGGAGATAAAGAAGCAGCTCTTCAGCTGA
- a CDS encoding DUF1667 domain-containing protein, with product MSREYEVLCIRCPKGCRLRITVEGNAVHVVGFACLEGKRFGEEEVQNPRRVVTTTVRILNARYPRLPVRTAEPVPKDRIRDVIDALKGLVVEAPVRRGQVIVKDVAGTGVDVIAERDMEAVG from the coding sequence ATGTCGCGAGAGTATGAGGTTCTCTGCATTCGGTGCCCCAAGGGGTGCAGGCTGAGGATCACGGTCGAGGGGAACGCGGTTCATGTCGTTGGCTTTGCCTGCCTTGAGGGCAAGAGATTTGGGGAGGAGGAAGTGCAGAACCCGAGACGGGTTGTCACGACGACCGTGAGGATACTCAACGCCCGCTATCCGCGCCTTCCGGTGAGAACGGCAGAACCCGTACCCAAGGACAGGATTCGAGACGTTATAGATGCCCTCAAAGGGCTCGTTGTGGAGGCCCCGGTCAGGCGCGGTCAGGTTATCGTGAAGGATGTTGCTGGAACCGGTGTTGATGTGATTGCGGAGCGCGATATGGAGGCGGTTGGATGA
- a CDS encoding FGGY family carbohydrate kinase: MSYYLILDVGTTNVKAYAFSEEGEKLLEKSMRTRPVYPEPGWAELDPEELIETVRRLIDEVTSSLGMPKGMAITNQRSSTVVWDDEGALHNMITWQDTRTKDIVEAFSRNFLVRFGRALGKVFYGLSRLVPGIASLPKGAYIITLAHVGFGTSHSSMHLRWLMDNVPEVRKAVEEGTAKFGTMDSWIAWNLTGKHVTDYTNASATGLFDPFYLKWSDNIMGIVGIPKKILPALQPNDLPVGETDYGVPLLTMVADQQAALYRAGVEPGSAKMTHGTGTFVDLNVGEKPKPASPGLYPMVALKTRKKTLYLLEGIINASGSAVDWLLKVGLVEDYSEISAAFKDPTLPRVLFIPAFAGLSTPYLRPDFRGALLNLSFSVGRDDVIKALIAGIAMRVAEVIAAMESGTRVEIGSLTSDGGASQIDPLLQLIADFSGKRIVRPVELNGSAQGTFMIARAVAEGRDVLSAWEEPRVERVFEPSGEKHEDFRKLWEEFMERLL; encoded by the coding sequence ATGAGTTACTACCTCATCCTGGACGTTGGGACTACGAACGTCAAGGCCTACGCTTTTTCCGAGGAGGGGGAAAAGCTCCTGGAGAAGAGCATGAGAACACGGCCCGTTTATCCGGAGCCTGGCTGGGCCGAACTCGACCCCGAAGAGCTCATTGAAACGGTCAGGCGACTCATAGACGAGGTTACCTCTTCCCTTGGGATGCCAAAGGGAATGGCCATCACCAACCAGCGGAGCTCCACCGTCGTGTGGGACGACGAAGGAGCGCTCCACAACATGATAACCTGGCAGGACACGAGGACCAAAGATATCGTGGAGGCCTTTTCCCGCAACTTCCTCGTTCGCTTTGGTAGGGCTCTCGGAAAGGTCTTCTACGGACTCTCCCGCCTCGTTCCCGGAATAGCCAGCCTACCAAAGGGAGCCTATATAATCACCCTGGCCCACGTGGGCTTCGGCACTTCCCACTCCTCGATGCACCTACGCTGGCTAATGGACAACGTGCCAGAAGTCAGGAAGGCCGTCGAGGAGGGAACTGCGAAGTTCGGCACGATGGACAGCTGGATAGCGTGGAACCTGACGGGGAAGCATGTGACGGACTACACGAACGCATCCGCGACGGGCCTCTTTGACCCGTTCTACCTCAAGTGGAGCGACAACATCATGGGCATCGTGGGAATTCCCAAGAAAATCCTTCCTGCCCTCCAGCCGAACGACCTCCCAGTGGGGGAAACGGACTACGGTGTGCCCCTCCTCACGATGGTGGCGGATCAGCAGGCGGCCCTTTACCGTGCGGGTGTTGAGCCGGGGAGCGCGAAGATGACCCACGGAACAGGGACCTTCGTCGATCTGAACGTTGGAGAGAAACCCAAACCCGCATCGCCAGGCCTCTACCCGATGGTCGCCCTTAAAACCAGGAAAAAGACGCTCTACCTCCTCGAGGGAATAATAAACGCCTCCGGCTCGGCCGTTGACTGGCTGCTGAAAGTGGGGCTCGTCGAGGACTACTCCGAGATCAGCGCTGCGTTTAAAGATCCCACCCTTCCAAGGGTGCTCTTCATACCCGCCTTCGCCGGCCTCTCGACGCCCTATCTGAGGCCTGACTTCAGGGGAGCGCTCCTCAACCTGTCGTTCAGCGTCGGAAGGGATGACGTCATCAAGGCGCTCATAGCGGGGATAGCGATGAGGGTCGCGGAGGTTATAGCCGCCATGGAATCGGGAACCAGGGTTGAGATTGGCTCCCTGACCTCCGACGGGGGCGCTTCGCAGATCGACCCGCTCCTGCAGCTGATAGCCGACTTCAGCGGGAAGAGAATAGTCCGGCCGGTGGAGCTCAACGGCTCCGCGCAGGGAACCTTCATGATAGCACGCGCGGTTGCGGAGGGGAGGGACGTTCTGAGCGCGTGGGAAGAGCCTAGGGTGGAGAGGGTTTTCGAGCCGAGCGGGGAGAAGCACGAGGACTTCAGAAAGCTGTGGGAGGAGTTCATGGAGAGGCTGCTTTAA
- the tiaS gene encoding tRNA(Ile2) 2-agmatinylcytidine synthetase TiaS, with the protein MRLHIGIDDTDSPNGMCTTYLGALLYRELSRLAEPIDLPRLIRLNPNIPYKTRGNGAVAMTFEVDEETIPEIKDTVLFYVNQLSDFTHENTNPGVVFFEGNTPEELREFSLRALREHVTIEEAERIAREVEAEYFKFKVGRGIIGSLAAIGYPLERFTYELLAYREPDNWGTQRRVDKESVFLADSWSYPFTYDNLDPYKRSVLITPHGKDPVLVGIRGIDRGRVIQTFERVKFKEPVAFYQLFKTNQNTDDHLTYKKIGELKLYDSAVVRGTVVKPYWERGRHVFFELEDETGRIRVAAFEPTKKFRNYVRKLLPGDEIIAAGGVKEHEGVLTLNLEKFYPVKLVPRIEYQKPKCPKCGGTMKSKGDYLKCKRCGHKMPKKLIPVEVPRELERKIYEVPPDARKHLSRPLVLPGGEERVLELLQAKGLK; encoded by the coding sequence ATGAGGCTTCACATCGGAATCGACGACACCGACTCACCAAACGGCATGTGCACCACCTACCTCGGTGCCCTCCTGTACCGCGAGCTTTCCCGCCTAGCGGAGCCCATAGACCTTCCCCGCTTGATTAGGCTTAACCCAAATATCCCGTACAAGACCCGCGGCAACGGAGCGGTCGCGATGACCTTTGAGGTCGATGAGGAGACCATCCCGGAAATCAAAGACACCGTCCTTTTCTACGTAAACCAGCTTTCCGACTTCACTCACGAGAACACTAACCCCGGTGTTGTCTTCTTCGAAGGGAACACTCCAGAAGAGCTCCGCGAGTTCTCTTTGAGGGCTTTAAGGGAGCACGTTACGATCGAGGAGGCTGAAAGAATCGCGAGGGAAGTTGAGGCAGAGTACTTCAAGTTCAAGGTCGGGAGGGGTATAATAGGCTCCCTCGCGGCGATAGGCTATCCCCTTGAACGCTTCACCTACGAACTACTGGCTTACAGGGAGCCGGACAACTGGGGAACGCAGAGGAGAGTGGACAAGGAGAGTGTCTTTCTGGCCGATAGCTGGAGCTATCCCTTCACCTACGACAACCTTGACCCCTACAAGAGGAGCGTCCTCATAACGCCCCACGGCAAGGATCCCGTTCTGGTCGGCATCAGGGGAATCGACAGAGGAAGGGTCATCCAGACCTTCGAGCGAGTTAAGTTTAAGGAGCCCGTCGCCTTCTACCAGTTATTCAAAACGAACCAGAACACCGACGACCACCTTACATACAAGAAAATCGGCGAGCTCAAGCTATACGACAGCGCGGTGGTTAGGGGAACGGTGGTTAAGCCCTACTGGGAGCGCGGGAGGCACGTTTTCTTCGAGCTGGAGGATGAAACGGGAAGGATTCGCGTTGCTGCCTTCGAGCCGACCAAGAAGTTCAGGAACTACGTGAGGAAGCTCCTCCCTGGAGACGAGATAATCGCCGCTGGTGGCGTTAAGGAGCACGAAGGAGTGCTAACCCTCAACCTCGAGAAGTTCTATCCGGTGAAGCTCGTTCCGAGGATCGAGTACCAGAAGCCGAAGTGCCCGAAGTGCGGCGGGACGATGAAGAGCAAGGGTGATTACCTCAAGTGCAAGCGCTGTGGCCATAAGATGCCAAAGAAGCTCATTCCGGTTGAAGTCCCGCGCGAGCTGGAGAGGAAAATCTACGAAGTGCCGCCAGACGCGAGGAAGCACCTGTCGAGGCCGCTGGTTCTGCCGGGTGGAGAGGAGAGGGTTTTAGAACTCCTGCAAGCGAAAGGCTTAAAGTGA
- a CDS encoding NAD(P)/FAD-dependent oxidoreductase, whose product MKDVVVIGGGPSGMAAAVKLAGKGYDVALIERKEELGGILDQCIHDGFGTKIFGKALSGPEFAGHFMDEVSKLGLDVHLNTYVKSVNAGGDVKELVTVSPRGVERIKARSIVYAIGCRERHPFEIKVGGTRPAGVYTAGMVQRLVNLYGILPGKRVLIVGGGDVGMIVARHLYLEGVESITVVFPEEFFVGLPRNVQQCILDFNIPFRPRTVVKEIVGKERVEGAILVKVDENWRPIPGTEEFYPCDTVIFSVGLVPYAKKLRAIGAEIDPRTRGPVVNEFFESTVRGVFAAGNLVQIFDYVDDAVESAYIAADGVEKYLAGEERLDNPVPFKPGSNVRTLTPHRLEWKDERPVVAFLRPAVEGRAWIIVRGGNGEILKKEFRQYVRPSTLERIEILREAISGAEEVYVDVARV is encoded by the coding sequence GTGAAGGACGTCGTTGTGATCGGCGGAGGGCCGAGCGGGATGGCCGCGGCGGTTAAGCTCGCCGGTAAGGGCTACGATGTCGCGCTCATCGAACGAAAGGAAGAACTTGGAGGTATCCTCGACCAGTGCATCCACGACGGCTTCGGGACCAAAATATTCGGAAAGGCCCTCTCCGGGCCGGAGTTTGCGGGCCACTTTATGGATGAGGTTAGCAAACTCGGCCTTGATGTGCACCTGAACACGTACGTCAAATCCGTAAACGCCGGGGGAGACGTCAAGGAGCTTGTGACGGTGAGCCCGCGAGGTGTCGAGCGCATAAAGGCCCGCTCGATAGTGTACGCCATAGGCTGCAGGGAGAGGCACCCCTTCGAGATAAAGGTCGGTGGGACAAGGCCGGCAGGTGTTTACACGGCCGGAATGGTGCAGAGACTTGTGAACCTCTACGGGATCCTGCCCGGGAAGAGGGTCCTCATAGTCGGCGGCGGGGACGTTGGCATGATCGTCGCCAGGCATCTTTACCTGGAGGGGGTTGAGTCTATAACCGTCGTCTTTCCGGAGGAGTTCTTCGTTGGGCTCCCGAGGAACGTCCAGCAGTGCATCCTCGACTTCAACATACCTTTCAGGCCCAGGACTGTGGTGAAGGAGATAGTGGGGAAGGAGCGCGTTGAGGGAGCGATCCTTGTGAAGGTGGACGAGAACTGGAGGCCCATACCCGGCACCGAGGAGTTCTACCCCTGCGACACGGTGATATTCTCCGTTGGCCTCGTGCCCTATGCCAAGAAGTTGAGGGCAATTGGGGCCGAGATAGACCCGAGGACCAGGGGACCGGTCGTGAACGAGTTCTTTGAGAGCACGGTGCGGGGAGTTTTTGCCGCCGGCAACCTCGTCCAGATATTCGACTACGTTGACGACGCCGTTGAGAGCGCTTACATCGCGGCAGACGGCGTTGAGAAGTACCTGGCGGGCGAGGAACGGCTTGATAATCCAGTACCTTTCAAGCCCGGGAGCAACGTCCGGACGCTGACACCCCACCGGCTGGAATGGAAGGACGAGAGACCGGTGGTTGCTTTTCTCAGGCCTGCCGTCGAAGGTCGCGCGTGGATAATCGTCAGGGGCGGGAATGGAGAGATCCTGAAGAAGGAGTTCAGGCAGTACGTGAGGCCCTCGACGCTTGAGCGGATTGAGATCCTCCGGGAAGCTATCAGCGGGGCGGAAGAGGTGTATGTGGATGTCGCGAGAGTATGA
- a CDS encoding GNAT family N-acetyltransferase translates to MRPIIVKGNLVSLGVLIREDLKHAWVWYNDRDVRRYLSFSEEIFFYEDELEWYEALRREKKHEKVFAIIENSSRSLVGLIGLHRIDYHNGRAELGYFLAKEYWGHGYASEAVKLALEYAFDWLNLRKVYAHVFETNIASIRVLEKNGFKLAGRWRKHQYVPGEGFVDVLMYERFRA, encoded by the coding sequence ATGAGGCCGATAATCGTTAAGGGCAATCTGGTTTCCCTGGGCGTGCTCATCCGGGAGGACCTGAAGCACGCCTGGGTTTGGTACAACGACCGCGACGTCAGGCGCTACCTCTCATTCTCGGAGGAGATATTCTTCTACGAGGACGAGCTGGAGTGGTACGAGGCCCTGAGGCGGGAGAAGAAGCACGAAAAAGTTTTTGCAATCATAGAAAACTCCTCGCGCTCCCTCGTTGGCCTCATAGGCCTGCACAGGATAGACTACCACAACGGACGCGCCGAACTGGGTTATTTCCTGGCCAAGGAGTACTGGGGCCACGGCTACGCGAGCGAGGCCGTAAAGCTCGCCCTTGAGTATGCCTTCGACTGGCTCAACCTGCGGAAGGTCTACGCCCACGTCTTCGAAACCAACATCGCCTCCATCCGGGTGCTGGAGAAGAACGGCTTCAAACTCGCCGGCCGCTGGAGGAAGCACCAGTACGTGCCAGGGGAGGGCTTCGTTGACGTGCTGATGTACGAGAGGTTCAGAGCTTAG
- a CDS encoding ATP-binding protein produces MVKFVNRNEELKALRERLSSENFELIVIYGRRRVGKTRLVLEAVKDVPHVYYLAIEGDNLRHFRETAERVFPEARYARGSWEALLHTLRGKVIVIDEFPNLIKEDPRVLSEFQRVIDTDLSNSNTKLILLGSSVGMMTEKVLSYKSPLYGRRTGSMKLKPLKFFHLREFYPRSSWEELVEVYGMTDGIPFYITQVRLPFWEWLDRELRNPVSFFRDEVDFLLRYEFTETRTYRRILEAIALGKTTPKEIRDFIGMRHSDVTPYLRNLIETGLVVREVPITEKPNSKRGRYYVADNFLAFWFRFIYPNLSAIEEGIFDVEEIERDYNHYLGPVFEKIAEQFLIELNKARELPFRFTRIGKWWYKNEEIDLVTLNEREKKVLFVEVKWKELSEREARGILKDLERKAELVRLDDWEKSYGLVAKGVEGKEELREGGRLVWDLGDFERPA; encoded by the coding sequence ATGGTCAAGTTCGTAAATAGGAATGAGGAGCTTAAGGCACTGAGAGAACGGCTCTCAAGCGAGAATTTCGAGCTAATCGTCATCTATGGGAGAAGGCGCGTTGGGAAGACCCGTCTCGTCCTCGAAGCAGTGAAAGACGTTCCCCACGTTTACTACTTGGCCATTGAAGGAGATAACCTGAGGCACTTTCGGGAGACCGCCGAGAGGGTTTTTCCAGAGGCGAGATACGCCCGTGGAAGCTGGGAGGCCCTCCTCCACACCCTAAGAGGGAAGGTCATCGTCATTGACGAGTTTCCGAACTTGATAAAAGAAGATCCGAGAGTTCTAAGCGAGTTTCAGAGAGTTATTGACACAGATCTTTCGAATTCAAACACGAAGCTAATTCTCCTTGGCTCTTCGGTGGGCATGATGACGGAGAAGGTGCTCAGCTACAAGAGTCCCCTCTACGGGAGGAGGACGGGCTCAATGAAGCTCAAACCCCTAAAGTTCTTTCACCTGCGGGAGTTCTATCCCCGCTCAAGCTGGGAGGAGCTCGTGGAAGTCTACGGCATGACCGATGGGATTCCGTTCTACATAACGCAGGTCCGGTTGCCCTTCTGGGAGTGGCTTGATAGGGAGTTGAGAAACCCTGTAAGCTTCTTCCGCGACGAAGTAGATTTCCTGCTGAGGTACGAATTCACGGAGACAAGGACGTACAGAAGAATCCTTGAGGCGATAGCCCTCGGCAAAACGACACCAAAGGAGATAAGGGACTTCATCGGAATGAGACACTCAGATGTAACACCCTACTTGAGGAACTTAATCGAAACTGGCCTCGTTGTTAGGGAGGTTCCCATAACCGAAAAACCGAACTCGAAAAGGGGCCGCTACTACGTGGCCGACAACTTCCTCGCCTTCTGGTTCCGCTTCATCTATCCGAACCTCTCGGCCATCGAGGAGGGAATCTTTGACGTCGAGGAGATTGAAAGGGACTACAACCACTATCTCGGCCCGGTGTTTGAGAAGATTGCCGAGCAGTTTTTAATCGAGCTGAACAAGGCACGGGAACTTCCCTTCAGATTCACGAGGATTGGAAAGTGGTGGTACAAGAACGAGGAGATTGACTTGGTGACTTTGAACGAGAGGGAGAAAAAAGTCCTATTTGTTGAAGTCAAATGGAAGGAGCTGAGTGAAAGGGAAGCAAGAGGAATCTTGAAGGACTTGGAGAGGAAGGCCGAGCTTGTGAGGCTTGACGATTGGGAGAAGAGCTATGGGCTGGTGGCTAAGGGTGTTGAAGGGAAGGAAGAGCTGAGGGAAGGGGGTCGGCTTGTATGGGACTTGGGGGACTTCGAAAGGCCCGCTTGA